A single Paracoccus pantotrophus DNA region contains:
- a CDS encoding aldehyde dehydrogenase family protein — translation MPKVSEIMESMEYGPAPEDASAVRDWLRERGRFGHFIAGRFTRPGETFASRDPSTGEELAQVTQGTARDVMKAVRAARRAQRGWGAMPGHVRARFLYAIARTIQKRERFLAVLETLDNGKPIRESRDIDVPLVVRHFYHHAGWAELAETEFPGHGPLGVCGQIIPWNFPLLMLAWKVAPALAAGNTVVLKPAEYTPLTALAFAEICAHVGLPAGVVNIVTGDGETGAALVAAPVDKIAFTGSTEVGRGIARAVAGSGKRLVLELGGKSPFVVMEDADLDAAVEGVVEGVWFNQGEVCCAGSRILVAESVAARFEALLRARMGKLRLGAPLDKSTDVGAIVDPVQKDRILRILDRATAAGAELVGGTAAPGCFIAPGYLRNIAPANPGMVEEIFGPIATLSTFRTPDEAADLANNTRYGLAASVWSESATVATDMAARIKAGVVWVNCANLFDAAAPFGGMRDSGYGREGGREGMLDYLAVPVAAQRDPAPSEIVPAKGSGIDRTVKLYIGGAQKRPDGGTSYFAQDELVPLGNRKDIRNAVEAAQSALAKWQGLGGHGRAQVLYFLAENLAQRRAEFAGYASPAEVDAAIRRCFFYAGFADKYDGATVSAKPGHLCHVQPEPHGVMGLVAPTAAPLAGFMALVLPAIAMGNAVVAIPSQDRPMAALTLAQVLACSDVPGGVVNIVTGPRDDLARALAGHDGVSAIWHAGQGEGLAEVQRAAAETLIPVWTPAPRDWSDPQAQGRDFLRAASRTKTIWLPYGALPAGTGSTAY, via the coding sequence ATGCCGAAGGTAAGCGAGATCATGGAAAGCATGGAATACGGCCCCGCGCCCGAGGATGCCTCGGCCGTCCGCGACTGGCTGCGCGAACGCGGCCGCTTCGGCCATTTCATCGCCGGGCGATTTACCCGGCCGGGCGAGACCTTCGCCAGCCGCGATCCCTCGACCGGCGAGGAACTGGCGCAGGTCACGCAGGGCACCGCCCGCGACGTGATGAAGGCGGTGCGTGCCGCGCGCCGGGCGCAGCGCGGTTGGGGCGCCATGCCCGGCCATGTGCGGGCGCGCTTCCTCTATGCCATCGCCCGGACGATCCAGAAGCGCGAGCGGTTCCTGGCGGTGCTGGAGACGCTGGACAACGGCAAGCCGATCCGCGAAAGCCGCGACATCGACGTGCCGCTGGTGGTGCGGCATTTCTACCACCATGCCGGCTGGGCCGAACTGGCCGAGACCGAGTTTCCCGGCCACGGCCCCTTGGGCGTCTGCGGCCAGATCATCCCGTGGAATTTCCCGCTGCTGATGCTGGCCTGGAAGGTGGCGCCGGCGCTGGCCGCCGGCAATACCGTGGTGCTGAAGCCCGCCGAATACACGCCGCTGACCGCGCTGGCCTTTGCCGAGATCTGCGCCCATGTCGGCCTGCCCGCCGGGGTGGTCAACATCGTCACCGGCGACGGCGAGACCGGCGCGGCGCTGGTCGCGGCCCCGGTGGACAAGATCGCCTTCACCGGCTCGACCGAGGTCGGGCGCGGCATCGCCCGCGCCGTCGCCGGCTCGGGCAAGCGGCTGGTGCTGGAACTGGGCGGCAAGTCGCCCTTCGTGGTCATGGAGGATGCCGACCTGGACGCCGCCGTCGAGGGCGTGGTCGAAGGGGTCTGGTTCAACCAGGGCGAGGTCTGCTGCGCCGGCTCGCGCATCCTGGTCGCGGAATCGGTCGCCGCGCGGTTCGAGGCGCTGTTGCGGGCGCGGATGGGCAAGCTGCGGCTGGGCGCGCCCTTGGACAAATCCACCGATGTGGGCGCCATCGTCGACCCGGTGCAAAAGGACCGCATCCTGCGCATCCTCGACCGGGCGACCGCCGCCGGGGCGGAACTGGTCGGCGGAACGGCGGCGCCGGGCTGCTTCATCGCGCCGGGCTATCTGCGAAACATCGCCCCCGCCAATCCCGGCATGGTCGAGGAGATCTTCGGCCCCATCGCCACGCTCTCGACCTTCCGCACCCCGGACGAGGCGGCGGACCTGGCCAACAACACCCGCTACGGGCTGGCGGCCTCGGTCTGGTCGGAAAGCGCCACGGTGGCGACCGACATGGCGGCGCGGATCAAGGCCGGCGTGGTCTGGGTGAATTGCGCCAACCTCTTCGATGCCGCCGCGCCCTTTGGCGGCATGCGCGATTCGGGCTATGGCCGCGAGGGTGGGCGCGAGGGGATGCTGGACTACCTTGCCGTCCCCGTCGCCGCGCAGCGCGACCCGGCGCCGTCCGAGATCGTCCCGGCCAAGGGCTCGGGGATCGACCGCACCGTCAAGCTCTATATTGGCGGTGCGCAGAAGCGGCCGGACGGCGGCACGAGCTACTTCGCACAGGACGAGCTGGTGCCGCTGGGCAACCGCAAGGACATCCGCAATGCGGTCGAGGCGGCGCAATCGGCATTGGCGAAATGGCAGGGCCTGGGCGGGCACGGCCGGGCGCAGGTGCTGTATTTCCTGGCCGAGAACCTGGCGCAGCGTCGCGCGGAATTTGCCGGTTACGCCAGCCCGGCCGAGGTCGATGCCGCCATCCGCCGCTGCTTCTTCTATGCCGGTTTCGCCGACAAATACGACGGCGCGACGGTTTCGGCAAAGCCCGGCCACCTGTGCCATGTCCAGCCCGAGCCGCATGGCGTCATGGGGCTGGTCGCGCCCACCGCCGCGCCGCTGGCGGGCTTCATGGCGCTGGTGCTGCCGGCCATCGCCATGGGCAATGCCGTGGTGGCGATCCCGTCGCAGGACCGGCCGATGGCGGCCCTGACGCTGGCGCAGGTGCTGGCCTGTTCGGACGTGCCGGGCGGCGTGGTCAACATCGTTACCGGCCCGCGCGACGATCTGGCGCGGGCGCTGGCCGGCCATGACGGCGTCTCGGCGATCTGGCATGCCGGCCAGGGCGAGGGGCTGGCCGAGGTGCAGCGCGCCGCGGCCGAGACCCTGATCCCGGTCTGGACCCCCGCGCCGCGCGACTGGAGCGATCCGCAGGCGCAGGGCCGCGACTTCCTGCGCGCGGCCAGCCGCACCAAGACCATCTGGCTGCCTTATGGCGCGCTTCCCGCCGGCACCGGCAGCACGGCCTATTAG
- the deoC gene encoding deoxyribose-phosphate aldolase — protein MERKNPGTDFSLDWFETIQVNTPAAERRAASLTARRSLKKEWQAAWLLNAVRCIDLTTLAGDDTPDRVARLCAKARQPVDAGQLAALGVEHLTTGAVCVYPTMVAAAKRALQGTAIPVASVATGFPAGLMPLDLRLAEIRYALDQGADEIDIVISRALVLRGEWAALYDEICEMREACGHARMKAILATGELKTLGNVAKASHVAMQAGADFIKTSTGKEPVNATLPVSLVMLRAIRDYRDRTGFSVGFKPAGGLKTARDALNWQVLMAEELGRDWLRADLFRIGASSLLADIERQISHHVTGRYAAAHRLAAG, from the coding sequence ATGGAGCGCAAGAACCCCGGCACGGATTTCAGCCTCGACTGGTTCGAGACCATCCAGGTCAACACCCCGGCGGCCGAGCGCCGCGCCGCAAGCCTGACCGCGCGCCGCAGCCTGAAGAAGGAATGGCAGGCGGCCTGGCTTCTGAACGCGGTGCGCTGCATCGACCTGACCACGCTGGCGGGCGACGACACGCCCGACCGTGTGGCGCGGCTTTGCGCCAAGGCGCGCCAGCCGGTCGATGCCGGCCAGTTGGCGGCGCTGGGGGTCGAGCATCTGACCACCGGTGCAGTCTGCGTCTATCCGACCATGGTGGCGGCGGCGAAACGCGCCTTGCAGGGCACGGCGATCCCCGTTGCCTCGGTCGCGACGGGCTTTCCCGCCGGGCTGATGCCCTTGGACCTGCGGCTGGCCGAGATCCGCTATGCATTGGATCAGGGCGCGGATGAGATCGACATCGTGATTTCCCGCGCGCTGGTGCTGCGCGGCGAATGGGCGGCGCTTTACGACGAGATCTGCGAGATGCGCGAGGCTTGCGGCCATGCCCGGATGAAGGCGATCCTGGCGACGGGCGAGCTCAAGACCCTTGGCAATGTCGCCAAGGCCAGCCATGTCGCCATGCAGGCCGGCGCCGATTTCATCAAGACCTCGACCGGGAAGGAGCCGGTGAATGCCACGCTGCCGGTGTCGCTGGTCATGCTGCGCGCGATCCGAGACTATCGCGATCGGACCGGATTTTCCGTCGGCTTCAAGCCGGCCGGCGGGTTGAAAACCGCCAGGGACGCGCTGAACTGGCAGGTGCTGATGGCCGAGGAACTGGGCCGCGACTGGCTGCGGGCGGATCTGTTCCGCATCGGCGCCAGCTCGCTTCTGGCCGATATCGAGCGGCAGATTTCCCATCACGTCACCGGGCGCTATGCTGCCGCCCATCGTCTGGCCGCGGGGTGA
- a CDS encoding DUF1523 family protein: MRWFLTVLGVIFGIVVFLFLDYTLPSKQTVRITNTYNRLTDIGANAFFYASPDTGTVQNAQGQRDVRFIDTVRPNGKPYVYRNEDTGWIWPPYFKYDSSNLHAQATDLRSTATSPEWVSVTSYGWRIAWLSVYPNAISIKPVAGPEVKPFNWAAQIILLILGALLFLLWRMWNQFRERTIDPAVRSADAAWDRLDARADAARDRARGRMRRWWDGLRGR; this comes from the coding sequence ATGCGCTGGTTCCTGACCGTCCTTGGGGTGATCTTCGGGATCGTGGTCTTCCTGTTCCTGGATTACACGCTGCCCTCGAAGCAGACGGTCCGCATCACCAACACCTACAACCGGCTGACGGATATCGGCGCGAATGCCTTTTTCTATGCCTCGCCCGATACCGGCACGGTGCAGAACGCCCAGGGCCAGCGCGACGTGCGCTTCATCGACACGGTACGGCCGAACGGCAAGCCCTATGTCTATCGCAACGAGGATACCGGCTGGATCTGGCCGCCCTATTTCAAATACGACAGCTCGAACCTGCATGCGCAGGCGACCGATCTGCGCTCGACCGCGACCAGCCCGGAATGGGTCAGCGTGACCTCTTACGGCTGGCGCATCGCCTGGCTCTCGGTCTATCCCAACGCCATCTCGATCAAGCCGGTGGCGGGGCCCGAGGTGAAGCCCTTCAACTGGGCGGCGCAGATCATCCTGCTGATCCTGGGGGCGCTCTTGTTCCTGCTCTGGCGCATGTGGAACCAGTTCCGCGAGCGGACGATCGACCCTGCCGTGCGCTCTGCCGACGCGGCCTGGGACCGGCTCGACGCCCGGGCGGACGCGGCCCGCGACCGGGCGCGCGGGCGCATGCGGCGCTGGTGGGACGGGCTGCGGGGGCGCTGA
- a CDS encoding acetylornithine deacetylase/succinyl-diaminopimelate desuccinylase family protein, whose product MDALALEIENRRDDLVRLTRDLIRIPTLNPPGRNYREICEYLQARLAPQGWACELIRAHGAPGDSEAFPRWNLVARHRGGPPGDCVHFNSHHDVVEVGHGWSRDPFAAELEGGRIYGRGACDMKGGLAASIIAAEAFVALYPDHPGQIEISATADEESGGFGGVAYLASQGAFAHVGHVIIPEPLHKDRICLGHRGVWWAEIETHGRIAHGSMPFLGDSAIRHMGAVLEEMERTLFPLLMSKHTEMPVIPEGARNSTLNINSIHGGEPDHGPDFTGLPAPCVADRCRIVIDRRFLIEEELSEVKREVTALLEKVKAARPGFTYEIRDLFEVIPSMTDREAPVVRSTAAAIERVLGREAGYVVSPGTYDQKHIDRIGKLKNCIAYGPGVLDLAHQPDEWVGVDDMRDSARVMALVLDDILRGA is encoded by the coding sequence ATGGACGCCCTTGCCCTCGAGATCGAAAACCGCCGCGACGACCTGGTCCGCCTGACCCGGGATCTGATCCGCATTCCGACGCTGAATCCGCCGGGCCGCAACTATCGCGAGATCTGCGAATACCTGCAGGCGCGGCTGGCGCCGCAGGGCTGGGCCTGCGAACTGATCCGCGCCCATGGCGCGCCGGGCGACAGCGAGGCCTTTCCGCGCTGGAACCTGGTCGCCCGGCATCGGGGCGGCCCGCCCGGCGACTGCGTGCATTTCAACAGCCATCACGACGTGGTCGAGGTTGGCCACGGCTGGAGCCGCGATCCCTTCGCCGCCGAACTGGAGGGCGGACGCATCTATGGCCGCGGCGCCTGCGACATGAAGGGGGGCTTGGCCGCCAGCATCATCGCGGCCGAGGCTTTCGTCGCGCTTTACCCCGACCATCCCGGCCAGATCGAGATCAGCGCCACCGCGGACGAGGAATCGGGCGGCTTCGGCGGCGTGGCCTACCTGGCGAGCCAGGGCGCCTTTGCCCATGTCGGCCATGTCATCATCCCCGAGCCGCTGCACAAGGACCGCATCTGCCTGGGCCATCGCGGCGTCTGGTGGGCCGAGATCGAGACGCATGGCCGCATCGCCCATGGCTCGATGCCCTTCCTGGGCGACAGCGCCATCCGCCACATGGGCGCGGTGCTGGAAGAAATGGAGCGCACGCTGTTCCCCCTGCTGATGAGCAAGCACACGGAAATGCCGGTGATCCCCGAAGGCGCGCGGAACTCGACCCTGAACATCAACTCGATCCACGGCGGCGAGCCGGATCACGGCCCGGACTTCACCGGCCTGCCGGCGCCCTGCGTCGCCGACCGCTGCCGCATCGTGATCGACCGCCGCTTCCTGATCGAGGAGGAACTGTCCGAGGTCAAGCGCGAGGTCACGGCGCTGCTGGAAAAGGTCAAGGCGGCGCGCCCCGGTTTCACCTACGAGATCCGCGACCTCTTCGAGGTGATCCCCAGCATGACCGACCGCGAGGCGCCGGTGGTGCGCTCGACCGCCGCCGCCATCGAACGGGTGCTGGGCCGCGAAGCCGGCTACGTGGTCAGCCCCGGCACCTACGACCAGAAGCATATCGACCGCATCGGCAAGCTGAAAAACTGCATCGCCTACGGGCCCGGCGTGTTGGACCTGGCGCACCAGCCCGACGAATGGGTAGGGGTGGACGATATGCGGGATTCCGCCCGGGTCATGGCCCTGGTGCTCGACGACATCCTGCGCGGCGCTTAG
- a CDS encoding FtsB family cell division protein: MTQRLSISAIIFFVVMILLGVYFAYAAVQGPSGILRRVQLQAETQELVQQRDKLQTEVDRMRNLARRLSDEYLDLDLLDERARDVLGLVRADEIIIR, translated from the coding sequence ATGACCCAACGCCTGTCGATCAGCGCCATCATCTTCTTCGTCGTGATGATCCTTCTGGGCGTCTATTTCGCCTATGCGGCGGTGCAGGGCCCATCCGGCATCCTGCGCCGGGTGCAGTTGCAGGCCGAAACGCAGGAACTGGTCCAGCAGCGCGATAAGCTGCAGACCGAGGTGGACCGGATGCGCAACCTGGCGCGGCGCCTGTCGGACGAATATCTCGACCTCGACCTGCTGGACGAACGCGCCCGCGACGTGCTGGGCCTGGTGCGCGCCGACGAGATCATCATCCGCTGA
- the pdhA gene encoding pyruvate dehydrogenase (acetyl-transferring) E1 component subunit alpha, whose translation MVRKPAAKQSTPNVSKDELLQYYRDMLLIRRFEEKAGQLYGMGLIGGFCHLYIGQEAVVVGLEATAKEGDKRITSYRDHGHMLACGMEARGVMAELTGRIGGYSKGKGGSMHMFSREKHFYGGHGIVAAQVPLGAGLAFADKYLGNDNVTFVYFGDGASNQGQVYETYNMAELWSLPVVFVIENNQYAMGTSMKRSTKSTTLFGRGEAFGIKGEQVDGMDVLAVKAAGEKAVAHCRAGKGPYILEVMTYRYRGHSMSDPAKYRTREEVQKMRDERDAIEHVRELLLQGQHASEEDLKAIDKEIKDIVNDSAEFAKDSPEPPLEELWSDIYAQEVPQGGAEQNA comes from the coding sequence ATGGTCAGAAAGCCCGCAGCCAAGCAAAGCACGCCCAACGTGTCCAAGGATGAGCTGCTTCAATACTACCGCGACATGCTGCTGATCCGGCGATTCGAGGAAAAGGCCGGCCAGCTTTACGGCATGGGCCTGATCGGCGGCTTCTGCCACCTCTATATCGGCCAGGAGGCCGTCGTCGTCGGCCTTGAAGCCACGGCGAAGGAAGGCGACAAGCGCATCACCTCCTATCGCGACCACGGCCATATGCTGGCCTGCGGCATGGAAGCCCGCGGCGTGATGGCCGAGCTGACCGGACGCATCGGCGGCTATTCCAAGGGCAAGGGCGGCTCGATGCACATGTTCAGCCGCGAGAAGCATTTCTACGGCGGCCACGGCATCGTCGCGGCGCAGGTGCCGCTGGGCGCCGGCCTCGCCTTCGCCGACAAGTACCTGGGCAACGACAACGTCACCTTCGTCTATTTCGGCGACGGCGCCTCGAACCAGGGCCAGGTCTACGAGACCTACAACATGGCCGAGCTGTGGAGCCTGCCCGTCGTCTTCGTCATCGAGAACAACCAATATGCCATGGGCACCTCGATGAAGCGCTCGACCAAGTCGACCACGCTCTTCGGCCGGGGCGAGGCCTTCGGCATCAAGGGCGAGCAGGTGGACGGCATGGACGTGCTGGCGGTCAAGGCCGCGGGCGAAAAGGCGGTGGCGCATTGCCGCGCCGGCAAGGGGCCCTACATCCTGGAAGTCATGACCTATCGCTATCGCGGCCATTCGATGTCCGACCCGGCGAAATACCGCACCCGCGAGGAAGTGCAGAAGATGCGCGACGAGCGCGACGCGATCGAGCACGTCCGCGAGCTGCTGCTGCAAGGCCAGCATGCCTCCGAGGAAGACCTCAAGGCCATCGACAAGGAGATCAAGGACATCGTGAACGATTCCGCCGAGTTCGCCAAGGACAGCCCCGAGCCGCCGCTGGAGGAGCTCTGGAGCGACATCTATGCCCAGGAAGTGCCGCAGGGCGGCGCGGAACAGAACGCCTGA
- a CDS encoding pyruvate dehydrogenase complex E1 component subunit beta produces MATEILMPALSPTMEEGTLAKWLVKEGDSVKSGDIIAEIETDKATMEFEAVDEGILGRLLIAEGTQGVKVNTPIAVLVEEGESADAAPAPKAEPAPAEARAEAPSAPAQAAAPAPTPVADQSPDWPEGTPMKIMTVREALREAMEEEMTRDETVFLMGEEVGEYQGAYKISQGLLDKFGPRRVVDTPISEIGFAGIGTGAALAGLRPIVEFMTFNFAMQAIDHIINSAAKTLYMSGGQMGCPIVFRGPNGAAARVAAQHSQDYAAWYAQIPGLKVVMPYSAADAKGLLKQAIRDPNPVIFLENEILYGRSFEVPDLQDFTIPFGKAKIVRPGRDVTLVSFGIGMVHALEAAEKLASEGIEAEVIDLRTLRPIDYATLIESVKRTNRCVTVEEGFPVASIGNHLSAHIMENAFDYLDAPVINCTGKDVPMPYAANLEKHALITSDEVVAAVKKVTYR; encoded by the coding sequence ATGGCAACCGAAATCCTGATGCCCGCCCTGTCGCCGACCATGGAGGAAGGCACGCTGGCCAAATGGCTGGTCAAGGAAGGCGATAGCGTGAAATCCGGCGACATCATCGCCGAGATCGAGACCGACAAGGCCACGATGGAGTTCGAGGCCGTGGACGAGGGCATCCTCGGCCGGCTGCTCATTGCCGAGGGCACCCAGGGGGTCAAGGTGAACACCCCCATTGCGGTCCTGGTCGAAGAGGGCGAATCCGCCGATGCCGCCCCGGCACCGAAAGCCGAGCCCGCACCCGCCGAGGCCAGGGCCGAGGCTCCGTCCGCTCCGGCGCAGGCGGCCGCCCCTGCCCCGACCCCGGTCGCGGACCAGTCGCCCGACTGGCCGGAAGGCACGCCGATGAAGATCATGACCGTGCGCGAGGCCCTGCGCGAGGCCATGGAAGAGGAAATGACCCGCGACGAGACCGTCTTCCTGATGGGCGAGGAAGTCGGCGAATACCAGGGCGCCTACAAGATCAGCCAGGGCCTTCTGGACAAGTTCGGCCCGCGCCGCGTCGTCGATACGCCGATCTCGGAAATCGGCTTCGCCGGCATCGGCACCGGTGCGGCGCTGGCCGGGCTGCGTCCCATCGTCGAGTTCATGACCTTCAACTTCGCCATGCAGGCCATCGACCATATCATCAACTCGGCCGCCAAGACGCTTTACATGTCCGGCGGCCAGATGGGCTGCCCGATCGTCTTCCGCGGCCCGAACGGCGCCGCCGCCCGCGTGGCGGCCCAGCACAGCCAGGACTACGCCGCCTGGTATGCGCAGATCCCCGGCCTCAAGGTGGTGATGCCCTATTCGGCGGCCGACGCCAAGGGCCTGCTGAAACAGGCGATCCGCGACCCGAACCCGGTGATCTTCCTGGAAAACGAGATCCTCTACGGCCGCAGCTTCGAGGTGCCGGATCTTCAGGATTTCACCATTCCCTTCGGCAAGGCCAAGATCGTGCGTCCCGGCCGCGACGTGACCCTGGTCAGCTTCGGCATCGGCATGGTCCATGCGCTCGAAGCCGCCGAGAAGCTGGCGTCGGAAGGCATCGAGGCCGAGGTGATCGACCTGCGCACCCTGCGCCCCATCGACTACGCCACGCTGATCGAATCGGTCAAGCGCACCAACCGCTGCGTGACGGTGGAGGAGGGCTTCCCGGTCGCTTCGATCGGCAACCACCTCTCGGCCCATATCATGGAAAACGCCTTCGACTATCTCGACGCGCCGGTGATCAACTGCACCGGCAAGGACGTGCCCATGCCCTATGCCGCGAACCTTGAAAAGCACGCGCTGATCACCTCCGACGAGGTGGTAGCGGCGGTCAAGAAAGTCACCTACCGTTAA
- a CDS encoding pyruvate dehydrogenase complex dihydrolipoamide acetyltransferase, whose translation MPTEILMPALSPTMEEGTLAKWLVKEGDEVKSGDIIAEIETDKATMEFEAVDEGKLGKILVAEGTAGVKVNTPIAVLLEEGESADDIGAAPAAKAEARPEAATAEAAPAATAAAVAPAPAAPKSAAGGRIFASPLARRIAAEKGIDLAGVTGSGPHGRIVKADVEGAKPGAARPAATDAPKAAAPAPAAAAPASPSAETILKLYADRETEEVALDGMRRTIAARLSEAKQTIPHFYLRRSAKLDELMKFRAMLNKQLESRGVKLSVNDFIIKACALALQEVPDANAVWAGDRILKLKPSDVAVAVAIEGGLFTPVLKDAQQKTLSALSAEMKDLANRAKTKKLAPHEYQGGSFAISNLGMFGIENFDAVINPPHGAILAVGAGIQTPVVENGEVVVRNVMSMTLSVDHRVIDGALGAQLLEAIVRHLENPMGMLA comes from the coding sequence ATGCCGACAGAAATCCTGATGCCCGCGCTTTCTCCGACCATGGAAGAGGGCACGCTGGCCAAATGGCTGGTCAAAGAGGGCGACGAGGTCAAATCCGGCGACATCATCGCCGAGATCGAGACCGACAAGGCCACGATGGAGTTCGAGGCCGTGGACGAAGGCAAGCTGGGCAAGATCCTGGTGGCCGAGGGTACGGCGGGGGTCAAGGTGAACACCCCCATCGCCGTGCTGCTGGAAGAGGGCGAATCCGCCGATGACATCGGCGCCGCCCCGGCGGCCAAGGCGGAAGCCAGGCCCGAGGCGGCGACAGCCGAAGCCGCCCCGGCAGCGACGGCCGCCGCCGTCGCCCCTGCCCCGGCCGCGCCGAAATCGGCGGCGGGCGGGCGCATCTTCGCCTCGCCGCTCGCCCGGCGCATCGCGGCGGAAAAAGGCATCGACCTTGCCGGCGTGACGGGTTCCGGCCCGCATGGCCGCATCGTCAAGGCGGATGTCGAAGGCGCCAAGCCCGGCGCGGCCAGACCCGCCGCCACTGATGCCCCGAAAGCCGCCGCTCCTGCCCCGGCGGCCGCAGCCCCCGCCAGTCCCTCCGCGGAAACCATCCTCAAGCTCTATGCCGACCGCGAGACCGAGGAGGTGGCGCTGGACGGCATGCGCCGCACCATCGCCGCCCGCCTGTCGGAAGCCAAGCAGACCATCCCGCATTTCTACCTGCGCCGGTCCGCGAAGCTCGACGAGTTGATGAAGTTCCGCGCCATGCTGAACAAGCAGCTGGAATCGCGGGGCGTGAAGCTGTCGGTGAACGACTTCATCATCAAGGCCTGCGCCTTGGCCCTGCAAGAGGTGCCGGATGCGAACGCGGTCTGGGCCGGCGACCGCATCCTCAAGCTGAAACCGTCGGATGTGGCCGTCGCCGTGGCCATTGAGGGCGGGCTCTTCACCCCGGTCCTGAAGGACGCGCAGCAAAAGACGCTGTCCGCCCTCTCGGCCGAGATGAAGGATCTGGCCAACCGCGCCAAGACCAAGAAGCTCGCGCCCCACGAGTACCAGGGCGGCAGCTTCGCCATCTCCAACCTCGGCATGTTCGGGATCGAGAATTTCGACGCGGTGATCAACCCGCCGCATGGCGCGATCCTCGCCGTCGGTGCCGGCATCCAGACCCCGGTGGTCGAGAATGGCGAGGTGGTGGTCCGCAACGTCATGTCGATGACCCTCTCGGTCGACCACCGGGTGATCGACGGCGCGCTCGGCGCCCAGCTGCTGGAGGCCATCGTCAGGCACCTGGAAAATCCCATGGGCATGCTGGCCTGA